A single genomic interval of Daucus carota subsp. sativus chromosome 1, DH1 v3.0, whole genome shotgun sequence harbors:
- the LOC108205374 gene encoding sodium/proton antiporter 2: protein MMITTTSTTFTPIRNRHLAPAAAHPLIKKLSFHSPTRERLDFQQPRLAFFQRNGLVGRPDDKGPFSFVSSAAKKESEPSSTNQFQDPPSSQNCDPLCSVDETSSQEFEATYQPKTDFLKALAIFAATGTGALAINHSWVAENQDLAMASLFGIGYAGIIFEESLAFNKSGVGLLMAVGLWVIRSIGAPSTDIAVTELSHASGEVSEIVFFLLGAMTIVEIVDAHQGFKLVTDNITTRKPRTLLWVVGFVTFFLSSVLDNLTSTIVMVSLLRKLVPASDFRKLLGAVVVIAANSGGAWTPIGDVTTTMLWIHGQISTLPTMKDLFIPSVVSLAVPLTLLSFTSDVNGNGKDSSNVLASEQMAPRGQLVFSVGLGALVFVPVFKALTGLPPYMGMLLGLGVLWILTDAIHYGDSERQRLKVPQALSRIDTQGILFFLGILLSVSSLEAAGILRELANYLDAHIPNPELIASAIGVVSAIIDNVPLVAATMGMYDLTSYTQDSEFWQLVAFCAGTGGSMLVIGSAAGVAFMGLEKIDFFWYLRKVSGFAFAGYAAGIASYIAVHNLQVSLPTVAQIPFLPGS from the exons ATGATGATCACAACTACTAGTACTACTTTTACACCAATTCGAAACCGCCACTTGGCCCCAGCAGCAGCACACCCACTAATCAAGAAGCTTTCATTTCATTCCCCAACTCGAGAAAGACTTGATTTTCAGCAGCCCAGATTAGCATTTTTTCAAAGAAATGGACTTGTGGGCAGGCCAGATGATAAAGGCCCATTTTCTTTTGTATCTTCTGCTGCTAAGAAAGAGTCTGAACCCAGTTCCACCAATCAGTTTCAG GATCCGCCATCATCTCAAAACTGTGATCCTCTCTGTTCTGTAGATGAAACAAGCTCACAAGAATTCGAAGCtacataccaaccaaaaactgatTTCCTGAAAGCTCTTGCAATTTTTGCAGCAACAGGAACTGGAGCATTAGCAATCAACCATTCTTGGGTGGCGGAAAACCAG GATCTCGCCATGGCATCACTATTTGGAATAGGGTATGCAGGCATTATATTTGAAGAATCTCTTGCTTTTAACAAAAGTGGAGTGGGATTACTGATGGCCGTTGGTTTATGGGTTATACGAAGCATTGGA GCACCTTCGACTGATATAGCTGTTACAGAATTGAGCCATGCATCTGGAGAAGTCAGTGAAATAGTATTCTTCTTGCTTGGTGCAATGACCATTGTGGAAATAGTTGATGCTCATCAAGGATTCAAGCTGGTCACTGATAATATTACTACTCGTAAACCACGAACTCTCCTGTGGGTG GTTGGTTTCGTGACCTTTTTCCTAAGTTCGGTCCTTGACAATCTCACCTCCACAATTGTCATGGTGTCATTATTGAGGAAACTGGTTCCTGCATCAGATTTCAGAAA GTTACTAGGTGCCGTTGTGGTGATAGCAGCAAATTCTGGTGGAGCATGGACTCCCATTGGTGATGTTACAACTACTATGCTTTGGATACACGGTCAAATATCCACGCTGCCGACTATGAAA GACTTGTTTATTCCTTCAGTGGTTTCCCTGGCTGTGCCCCTAACTCTATTGTCCTTCACTAG TGACGTCAATGGGAATGGGAAGGATTCTTCAAATGTTTTAGCTTCTGAACAGATGGCTCCTCGTGGACAACTTGTTTTCTCTGTTGGGCTTGGGGCTCTGGTATTTGTTCCGGTGTTCAAAGCTTTAACTGGTCTACCACCATACATGGGCATGCTGCTTGGACTAGGAGTTCTTTGGATCCTTACTGATGCTATTCATTATGGTGACTCTGAAAGACAACGCTTGAAAGTGCCACAGGCTTTGTCACGAATTGACACCCAAGGAATTCTCTTTTTCCTGGGAATACTTCTATCGGTCAGCAG CCTAGAGGCAGCTGGAATTCTTCGCGAATTGGCAAATTACCTTGATGCCCATATTCCTAATCCTGAGCTAATTGCAAGTGCAATTGGAGTTGTGTCAGCAATTATAGACAATGTTCCTCTGGTTGCAGCAACCATGGGAATGTATGACCTAACATCGTACACCCAAGATTCTGAGTTCTGGCAGTTGGTTGCATTTTGTGCCGGTACAGGTGGTTCCATGCTAGTTATTGGTTCAGCTGCAGGAGTTGCATTCATGGGACTGGAAAAAATTGATTTCTTTTGGTACTTGCGGAAG GTGAGTGGTTTTGCTTTTGCTGGCTATGCTGCTGGAATTGCTTCATATATAGCGGTTCATAATCTTCAAGTCTCCCTCCCCACAGTAGCTCAAATCCCTTTCCTTCCGGGATCATAG
- the LOC108207518 gene encoding protein TIC 21, chloroplastic: MQSILLPPTRSGGLLSLSPAKISATHLSLSSSPRQYVSFNSPLPFSSPLKKIQSLTPIIHTTKILASAPISTNYTPSDDTEKLKLAQVAKRLENTSRYLKRLGSFGFWGQLVCTIVAAVILSFSIVVTGKVTSPATFYATAGGIAAGFISVFWSFGYIRLADKLKRTANNPVKAPPRADVVNSLKNGIVLNLLGMGAAVLGMQATVGFLVAKALTTSSNPFYQGVSPGSSPVLALDVFLVQASANTILSHFLGLVCSLELLRSVTVSPNETIPAPKMA; the protein is encoded by the exons ATGCAATCTATTCTCTTGCCGCCGACTCGTTCCGGCGGCCTCCTTTCCCTTTCTCCGGCCAAAATCTCGGCGACTCATCTTTCTTTATCATCTTCTCCTAGACAATATGTTTCCTTTAATTCACCCCTACCCTTTTCTTCTCCACTcaaaaagattcaatctttaacTCCTATTATTCACACTACCAAGATTCTTGCTTCTGCCCCCATTTCAACCAATTACACTCCTAGTGATGACACTGAAAAGTTAAAACTTGCCCAG GTTGCGAAAAGGTTAGAGAATACATCAAGGTATCTAAAGAGATTGGGCAGTTTTGGATTTTGGGGGCAGTTGGTGTGTACGATTGTAGCGGCTGTGATCCTTTCATTTTCCATAGTTGTTACCGGAAAGGTTACTTCACCTGCTACATTTTATGCCACTGCTGGTGGTATTGCTGCTGGATTCATATCAGTATTCTGGTCCTTCGGATATATACGTCTTGCTGATAAGCTCAAGAGAACTGCCAATAACCCTGTAAAG GCTCCTCCTCGTGCCGATGTGGTTAATAGCTTGAAAAATGGAATTGTGCTGAACCTTCTTGGTATGGGGGCGGCTGTTCTTGGTATGCAAGCGACAGTAGGATTTTTGGTCGCCAAGGCCCTGACTACCTCAAGCAATCCATTTTATCAGGGTGTCTCCCCAGGAAGCAGTCCTGTTCTGGCATTGGATGTTTTCTTGGTTCAG GCATCAGCGAATACCATCCTTTCTCATTTTTTGGGTCTTGTTTGCTCCTTGGAGTTGTTGCGTTCGGTTACAGTATCACCTAATGAAACCATTCCAGCTCCCAAGATGGCATGA
- the LOC108219672 gene encoding LOW QUALITY PROTEIN: reticulon-like protein B10 (The sequence of the model RefSeq protein was modified relative to this genomic sequence to represent the inferred CDS: inserted 2 bases in 1 codon) — MRDSPCSSIHLALGGDAYPINFSLFCVVYVNVPLPPLPDLNVFEESFLAIAXSVWGNRGLSIARDIAIGGDLKVLLQVVSSLWLISIIGGLLDFLTLIYVGILLSLSVPVLYEKRQDQIDDKLSVANSIVQAQYWKVDEMVLSKISFPRNKEKKTQ; from the exons ATGCGAGACTCTCCTTGTTCTTCTATCCATCTCGCTCTTGGTGGTGACGCTT ATCCAATtaatttttctttgttttgtgtTGTTTATGTCAACGT GCCTTTGCCTCCTCTTCCTGATCTGAATGTTTTTGAAGAATCCTTTTTGGCCATTGC AAGTGTGTGGGGTAACCGTGGTTTGTCAATAGCACGCGATATAGCTATTGGAGGAGACTTGAAAGTTCTTCTTCAG GTTGTCTCTAGCTTGTGGCTGATTTCTATCATTGGTGGTTTACTTGACTTCCTTACTCTGATTTATGTTG GAATTCTTCTTAGTCTATCAGTACCAGTTTTGTATGAGAAGCGCCAAGATCAAATTGATGATAAGCTGAGTGTGGCAAATAGTATTGTCCAAGCACAGTACTGGAAAGTAGATGAGATGGTTTTGAGCAAGATTTCATTCCCTAGAAACAAGGAAAAGAAGACTCAATAG
- the LOC108212720 gene encoding uncharacterized protein LOC108212720 codes for MSSKPMEMQLVPAPEKRVAALPPRPPANSSSALVEYTPPAPKPEEEDIEIKLRRILECVPVRVSNTSGSSAGSGSGDFHQYRQMRRKEQDRLARMDVDYQKKKEEAEFMLRREERLKAAEERTAKKRLKRQKKKQKKQENKKIKLDNNGEQQQQKQENSDVDGSSENEAV; via the exons ATGTCGTCTAAGCCTATGGAAATGCAGCTGGTTCCGGCGCCGGAGAAGCGAGTGGCCGCACTTCCCCCACGTCCTCCGGCGAATTCATCTAGCGCGTTAGTCGAGTACACTCCTCCGGCTCCTAAACCCGAAGAGGAAGATATCGAAATTAAGCTCCGGAGAATTCTCGAGTGTGTTCCTGTACGCGTTAGCAATACTTCCGGTAGTTCTGCGGGTTCTGGCTCCGGCGACTTCCATCAG TATCGGCAGATGAGGCGAAAGGAACAAGATCGACTTGCACGTATGGATGTTGACTATCAGAAGAAGAAGGAAGAGGCAGAGTTTATGTTAAGAAGAGAGGAAAGGTTAAAAGCTGCAGAAGAGCGCACAGCTAAGAAGCGTTTGAAACgacaaaagaaaaaacaaaagaagcaAGAGAATAAGAAGATCAAATTGGATAACAATGGAGAGCAGCAGCAGCAGAAACAGGAAAATTCAGATGTAGATGGAAGCTCTGAAAATGAAGCTGTGTAG